The following are encoded in a window of Ruminiclostridium herbifermentans genomic DNA:
- the bioB gene encoding biotin synthase BioB, whose protein sequence is MIDLAKEIIAGRRLKRGEDFSIFLTAASTELFEGANMIREALCGNHVDLCSIINGRSGRCSENCKFCSQSAYHKTEIKEYDFLDPDVILQACKASESKGVHRFSIVTSGRTLTDENFEKAIAAYEKMHKECKIGLCASHGFLTLEQFYRLKEAGVSMYHENIETSRRYFPNVCTTHTYEDKIHSIELAKAAGLKICSGGIIGMGESWNDRIDMAISLSELQVDSIPINALMPVKGTKYENLSPLSEDDILRTIAIFRYINPASYIRMAAGRSYFNDGGSSIFLSGANAMLTGDLLTTVGSSTKQDIEMLTNMNFNIEKTLSDSKCKFEKVVVQS, encoded by the coding sequence ATGATAGATTTAGCAAAAGAGATTATCGCAGGCAGGCGTTTAAAAAGAGGAGAAGATTTTAGTATCTTTTTAACTGCTGCTTCAACTGAACTATTTGAAGGTGCAAATATGATCCGTGAAGCATTATGCGGCAACCATGTTGACCTTTGTTCCATTATAAACGGTCGCAGCGGCCGATGTAGTGAGAACTGCAAATTCTGTTCTCAATCAGCTTATCATAAAACAGAAATAAAAGAATATGATTTTTTAGACCCTGATGTAATTTTACAAGCTTGCAAAGCAAGTGAATCCAAAGGTGTACATCGTTTTTCTATTGTTACATCAGGAAGAACCTTAACAGATGAGAATTTTGAAAAGGCTATTGCTGCATATGAAAAAATGCATAAAGAATGTAAAATTGGACTGTGTGCCTCTCATGGTTTTTTAACTTTGGAACAATTTTATCGTTTAAAAGAAGCTGGAGTTTCAATGTACCATGAGAATATAGAAACCTCTAGACGATACTTTCCAAATGTTTGTACTACTCATACATACGAAGATAAAATTCATTCAATTGAGTTAGCAAAAGCAGCAGGCTTAAAAATTTGCTCTGGTGGCATTATTGGTATGGGTGAGAGTTGGAATGACCGTATTGATATGGCTATAAGCCTGTCAGAATTACAAGTAGACTCTATTCCAATTAATGCCTTGATGCCAGTTAAAGGTACAAAATATGAAAATTTAAGTCCTCTTTCTGAAGATGATATTTTAAGAACAATTGCTATCTTTCGTTATATTAATCCAGCGTCATATATTCGTATGGCAGCAGGCAGAAGCTATTTCAACGATGGCGGTTCAAGTATATTTCTATCTGGTGCTAATGCAATGCTTACTGGCGATTTATTAACAACTGTAGGTAGTAGCACTAAACAGGATATAGAAATGTTAACAAATATGAATTTTAATATTGAAAAAACACTTAGCGACTCAAAATGCAAATTTGAAAAAGTAGTTGTCCAATCTTAA
- the ccpM gene encoding Cys-rich peptide radical SAM maturase CcpM, with the protein MLELKPFIYPFCTAGGYYIYDVNTSKIIKVSKEAYDYLNGKTNEIQLNTENEVNKMIKNGFLSNNKVKEILHPASKNLNDILDSTLEKIILQVTQQCNLRCEYCIYSGDSGHYQNRRHQSKRMNFDIAKKGIDFLIEHSQGSKNINVGFYGGEPLLEFELIKKCVEYAKEQAEGKELSFSITTNATLLNEDVIKYLYENDIMLSISLDGPREIHNNHRKFAGSGEGSFDKIMENMENLKRKYPEYFKNILFNVVVDPMADFKCISEFFMNYDMVKDITQMSTLPSTNYLEEPFSTNENFRTEYRYEFFKVFLHKLGRLEKKYVSKLNLFYFDRLKSKYTNKRTLTLGLSDYGHPGGPCIPGQMRLFMDTDGVFYPCERVSEASEVMKIGNVEDGFDLEKCFRILNVAKVTEESCKNCWAFRYCNQCAAFADDTKELTSEKRLKECVNTKREIEEQLKDFCTLLELGYNFDEEEEPIVQFTKKQLEVKEDATETKVAGISL; encoded by the coding sequence ATGCTTGAATTAAAACCGTTTATTTATCCATTTTGTACAGCAGGCGGATACTATATATATGACGTCAACACAAGCAAAATTATAAAGGTAAGTAAGGAAGCCTATGATTATTTAAATGGAAAGACAAATGAAATTCAATTAAATACCGAAAATGAAGTTAATAAAATGATTAAGAATGGATTTTTATCAAATAACAAGGTAAAAGAGATATTGCATCCTGCAAGTAAAAATCTGAATGATATTCTAGACAGTACCCTAGAAAAGATTATTTTACAGGTAACACAGCAATGTAATTTGCGGTGTGAATATTGTATTTATTCGGGTGATTCTGGTCATTATCAGAACAGGAGACATCAAAGTAAAAGGATGAACTTTGATATAGCAAAAAAGGGAATTGATTTTTTAATTGAACATTCTCAAGGTTCAAAAAATATAAATGTGGGATTTTACGGTGGAGAACCACTTTTGGAGTTTGAACTTATAAAGAAGTGTGTAGAATATGCAAAGGAACAAGCTGAGGGAAAAGAACTGTCCTTTTCAATTACAACCAATGCAACACTTCTAAATGAAGATGTTATAAAGTATTTATATGAAAACGATATCATGCTTAGCATAAGTCTAGATGGACCAAGAGAAATTCATAACAATCATAGAAAGTTTGCAGGCAGCGGGGAAGGTTCTTTTGATAAAATAATGGAGAATATGGAAAATCTCAAGAGAAAATACCCTGAGTATTTTAAAAATATATTGTTTAATGTGGTTGTTGATCCAATGGCTGACTTTAAGTGCATATCGGAGTTTTTTATGAATTACGATATGGTAAAGGATATTACTCAAATGTCTACTTTGCCTTCTACAAATTATTTGGAAGAACCTTTCTCGACAAATGAAAATTTTAGAACAGAATATAGATATGAATTTTTTAAAGTTTTCTTACACAAGCTGGGACGGCTTGAAAAAAAGTATGTTAGTAAGTTAAACCTATTTTATTTTGATAGGTTAAAAAGCAAATATACTAATAAAAGAACACTTACATTAGGTCTTTCTGATTATGGTCATCCTGGAGGACCATGCATACCTGGACAGATGAGACTGTTTATGGATACAGACGGTGTATTTTACCCTTGCGAGCGGGTAAGCGAAGCTTCCGAGGTAATGAAGATAGGGAACGTAGAGGATGGCTTTGATTTAGAAAAGTGCTTTAGAATACTCAATGTAGCTAAGGTTACTGAGGAAAGCTGCAAGAATTGTTGGGCTTTTAGATATTGTAACCAATGTGCTGCTTTTGCAGACGACACAAAAGAGTTGACCTCAGAAAAGAGGTTGAAGGAATGTGTAAATACAAAAAGAGAAATAGAAGAGCAATTGAAGGACTTCTGTACATTATTAGAGTTGGGATATAACTTTGATGAAGAGGAAGAACCTATTGTTCAATTTACAAAAAAACAATTGGAGGTAAAAGAAGATGCTACAGAAACAAAAGTTGCTGGTATATCCCTTTGA
- a CDS encoding peptide maturation system acyl carrier-related protein, whose translation MEHIEKKLDDIFKRRFGIEMGQNKDKFRDKKLLGQEFGMPPRDLLYLFFDVEKEFSIKIPQDAIVSGQFSTYNGICKIIYDELRNG comes from the coding sequence ATGGAACACATAGAGAAAAAGCTAGATGATATATTTAAGAGAAGATTTGGGATAGAGATGGGCCAAAATAAAGATAAGTTTAGAGATAAAAAACTTTTAGGACAAGAGTTTGGCATGCCTCCTAGAGATTTATTATATTTATTTTTTGATGTTGAGAAGGAATTTTCAATAAAAATTCCACAAGATGCTATTGTCTCTGGTCAATTCAGTACATATAACGGTATCTGTAAAATTATATATGATGAATTGAGAAATGGATGA
- the hprK gene encoding HPr(Ser) kinase/phosphatase, with protein MFSVTLKEIMDEFQLEELTGRKDFEEIEITSADVNRPGLQLAGYMEYFGTDRMQIIGKGETAYLMQLRESDRYRRLDNFFKCGFPCMVVARGLGVFPEMIEVGRKYNIPVLRTDDITSRFMSGVIRYLNVQLAPRTSMHGVLVEVYGEGILILGESGVGKSEIALELVKRGHRLVADDNVEIRKVSDRTLVGTAPDIIRHFIEIRGIGILDVKNLYGVGSVKMTENINLVIKLEPWNDKKIYDRLGLEDEFTEVLGLTVPCLTIPVSPGRNLAIIVEVAAMNNRQKKMGYNAAQALSERVLGNINKNNIYNNESGYMG; from the coding sequence GTGTTTTCTGTAACTTTAAAAGAAATAATGGATGAGTTTCAATTAGAAGAATTAACTGGACGTAAGGATTTTGAGGAAATAGAGATTACATCTGCGGATGTAAATAGACCTGGACTACAATTAGCTGGATATATGGAATACTTCGGAACTGATAGAATGCAGATTATTGGCAAAGGAGAAACTGCTTATTTAATGCAGCTTAGAGAAAGCGACCGATATAGAAGACTGGATAATTTCTTTAAATGCGGTTTTCCTTGCATGGTTGTTGCAAGAGGACTTGGTGTATTCCCTGAAATGATTGAGGTGGGAAGGAAATACAATATACCCGTTCTTAGAACAGATGACATTACTTCTAGATTTATGAGTGGTGTTATTAGATATCTTAATGTTCAGCTAGCCCCTAGAACAAGTATGCACGGCGTACTGGTAGAGGTTTATGGTGAAGGTATACTTATACTTGGTGAAAGTGGTGTGGGAAAGAGTGAGATTGCACTCGAACTTGTAAAAAGAGGGCATCGTCTTGTAGCAGATGATAATGTTGAAATTAGAAAGGTATCTGATAGGACACTAGTAGGTACAGCCCCTGATATAATAAGACATTTTATAGAAATCAGGGGAATTGGAATACTGGATGTTAAAAATTTATATGGTGTTGGTTCAGTCAAGATGACAGAAAATATAAATCTTGTTATTAAATTAGAACCGTGGAATGATAAGAAGATATATGACAGACTGGGGCTGGAAGATGAGTTTACAGAAGTACTAGGTTTGACTGTGCCGTGTCTGACAATACCAGTAAGCCCAGGAAGAAATTTGGCTATAATAGTAGAGGTTGCAGCAATGAACAACAGACAAAAGAAGATGGGATATAATGCTGCACAGGCGCTAAGTGAGAGGGTATTAGGTAATATTAATAAGAATAATATATACAATAATGAATCTGGGTATATGGGCTAA
- a CDS encoding gluconeogenesis factor YvcK family protein, giving the protein MKATDWVVPGAKIKRWGLLLAVGLILFCLSITFAINYYSKGMQFIILMIILAFIGIFTVLFALKALAKSVLSALSNNKINTLNPEGLSSLLNEKRISVKGPKIVAIGGGTGLSTMLRGLKQYSSNLTALVTVADDGGGSGVLREDLGILPPGDIRNCILALANTEPIMQKLLQYRFQDGMLKGQSFGNLFLAAMDGISDSFEEAVKKMSDVLAVTGKVLPITLDDVRLCAETDRGEVILGEFNIGHRDSNDVSNIERIYFNQKNVKPLNEAIDAIMDADIVVLGPGSLYTSIIPNLLVEGVCEALQKTKAIIVYVCNVMTQPCETQGYSLSDHIKAIEKHTKKGIIDFCIVNTASIPDDLKERYLLDGAELVRVDAEVVEKMGIELITGDFKAVNNNLVRHDSNRLAKKIIELVSEFVLSRDKDRVLDYYYARERLNT; this is encoded by the coding sequence ATGAAAGCAACGGACTGGGTGGTACCAGGTGCTAAGATAAAAAGGTGGGGGTTACTGCTGGCAGTAGGCCTTATACTTTTTTGCTTAAGTATTACATTTGCTATAAATTATTATAGTAAAGGAATGCAATTTATTATCCTTATGATTATTTTAGCGTTTATAGGTATATTTACTGTATTGTTTGCATTAAAAGCATTAGCAAAATCTGTATTATCAGCATTGAGTAATAATAAAATAAATACCTTGAATCCAGAAGGCTTAAGTAGTCTTCTTAATGAAAAAAGGATATCTGTAAAAGGTCCCAAAATAGTCGCTATAGGTGGCGGTACGGGGCTTTCTACTATGTTAAGAGGATTAAAGCAGTACTCATCAAATCTGACTGCATTGGTAACTGTTGCAGATGATGGGGGAGGTTCTGGAGTTTTAAGGGAGGATCTTGGTATACTGCCGCCTGGTGATATTCGAAACTGTATTCTTGCTTTAGCTAATACTGAGCCTATTATGCAAAAGCTTCTTCAATACAGATTTCAGGATGGGATGTTGAAGGGGCAAAGCTTTGGTAATTTATTTCTGGCTGCTATGGATGGTATATCCGATAGTTTTGAAGAGGCTGTCAAAAAGATGAGTGATGTTCTGGCTGTAACAGGAAAGGTTTTGCCAATTACTCTTGATGATGTTAGATTGTGTGCAGAAACAGACAGAGGAGAAGTTATTTTAGGCGAATTCAATATTGGACATAGAGATTCAAATGATGTGTCAAACATTGAAAGAATATATTTTAATCAGAAGAATGTGAAGCCTTTAAATGAAGCAATTGATGCAATTATGGATGCAGATATAGTAGTATTAGGTCCAGGAAGTCTATACACCAGTATAATACCTAATCTTTTAGTAGAAGGTGTATGTGAGGCACTGCAAAAAACAAAGGCTATTATTGTATATGTATGCAATGTTATGACACAGCCATGTGAGACACAGGGTTATTCACTTAGCGATCATATAAAAGCCATTGAAAAACATACAAAAAAGGGAATAATAGATTTTTGCATTGTTAATACTGCTTCTATTCCTGATGACCTTAAAGAGAGATACTTATTAGATGGGGCAGAACTTGTAAGGGTTGATGCTGAAGTAGTTGAAAAGATGGGAATAGAACTTATTACTGGTGATTTTAAGGCAGTTAATAACAATTTGGTAAGGCATGACTCTAATAGGCTTGCCAAAAAAATTATTGAATTGGTTTCAGAGTTTGTCTTGTCTCGTGATAAGGATAGGGTTCTTGACTACTATTATGCAAGGGAACGTTTAAATACGTAA
- a CDS encoding phosphatase translates to MKIIADTHTHTISSGHAYSTIQENAREAFANGMQVINMSDHGPAMSGAPFRYHFGNLGVIPDTLYGVRVLKGVELNIINYNGEIDLDDYYLEKLDLVLASYHDICIKPATIEEHTNAAIEILSNPYIDVFAHPGNPQFQIDIEKVVKAAKDNNKLIEINNQSAVVRKGSEKNCFQIVQMCKKHGVRITTGSDAHISFGIGKFDFVTNLLEEADMPEELVITTSIEKIDAYLLERRNRIQNLSKA, encoded by the coding sequence TTGAAAATAATAGCGGATACACATACTCACACAATATCAAGCGGGCATGCATACAGTACAATTCAGGAGAATGCAAGAGAGGCATTTGCAAATGGAATGCAAGTTATAAATATGTCAGATCATGGCCCTGCTATGTCAGGTGCGCCTTTTCGTTATCACTTTGGGAATTTGGGAGTTATACCTGATACACTTTATGGTGTTCGTGTTTTAAAAGGTGTAGAGTTAAATATTATTAACTATAATGGGGAAATTGATTTAGATGATTACTATTTAGAAAAATTGGATTTGGTGCTTGCTAGCTATCATGATATATGCATTAAACCTGCAACAATTGAAGAACATACAAATGCGGCAATAGAGATTTTATCAAATCCATATATAGATGTATTTGCCCATCCCGGAAATCCTCAATTTCAGATAGATATAGAAAAGGTAGTTAAAGCCGCTAAGGATAATAATAAGCTTATTGAAATTAATAATCAGTCTGCAGTTGTTAGAAAGGGCAGTGAGAAAAATTGCTTTCAGATAGTTCAAATGTGTAAAAAGCATGGTGTTAGAATTACAACAGGAAGCGATGCCCATATAAGCTTTGGTATAGGTAAGTTTGATTTTGTTACCAATTTGCTTGAAGAGGCTGATATGCCTGAAGAATTAGTGATTACAACTTCAATAGAAAAAATAGATGCATACTTGCTTGAAAGACGAAATAGGATTCAGAATTTGTCTAAAGCATAG
- the rapZ gene encoding RNase adapter RapZ produces MRFVIVTGMSGAGKSLVTKYLEDIGFFCVDNLPPSLILKFAEISAQSEGKMEKIALVIDIRGGELLHDLFPALDEIQQSGFSYEILFLEADDDVLVKRYKESRRQHPLSQEGRLLKGIKEERKALEKIKAKANYIIDTSTLATRQLKQEINNIFLEGKTFTGIIINIVSFGFKYGIPTDCDLVFDVRFIPNPYYIAPMKLKTGKDEMVKEFVLNAPETKEFLGKLDDMLDFLIPNYIKEGKSQLDIGIGCTGGRHRSVAIADEVFRRLEEKKHRVVIEHRDIEKDSRGVGK; encoded by the coding sequence ATGAGATTTGTAATAGTAACTGGCATGTCAGGGGCAGGAAAAAGTCTCGTAACAAAATATTTGGAAGATATCGGATTTTTTTGTGTTGATAATTTGCCGCCTTCATTAATACTTAAATTTGCTGAAATTAGTGCTCAGAGTGAAGGCAAAATGGAAAAAATAGCATTAGTTATAGATATTAGAGGCGGAGAATTATTGCATGATCTTTTCCCAGCTCTTGATGAGATTCAGCAATCGGGTTTTTCATACGAGATATTATTTTTAGAGGCTGATGATGATGTTCTTGTTAAGAGATATAAAGAAAGCAGAAGGCAGCATCCGCTTTCACAAGAGGGAAGATTATTAAAGGGAATAAAAGAGGAACGTAAGGCTCTTGAAAAAATAAAAGCTAAGGCTAATTATATTATTGATACTTCAACTCTTGCCACACGTCAGCTTAAGCAGGAAATTAACAACATATTTCTAGAGGGTAAAACCTTTACAGGTATAATTATAAATATTGTTTCATTTGGCTTTAAATATGGAATACCAACAGATTGTGATTTAGTATTTGATGTTAGATTTATTCCAAATCCTTATTATATTGCACCGATGAAGCTAAAAACTGGTAAGGATGAAATGGTAAAAGAATTTGTATTAAATGCCCCTGAAACAAAGGAGTTTTTAGGGAAATTAGATGATATGCTGGACTTCCTTATTCCTAATTATATAAAAGAAGGCAAGTCTCAATTGGACATTGGAATTGGTTGTACAGGAGGAAGGCACAGGTCTGTTGCTATAGCTGATGAGGTTTTTAGAAGATTAGAAGAAAAAAAACACAGAGTAGTAATTGAACATAGGGATATAGAGAAAGATAGCAGAGGTGTTGGTAAATGA
- a CDS encoding CLI_3235 family bacteriocin precursor has product MLGGEMMRKLGKKVHEMVESVEAYSNKATDCNAACNSMCPSDLFSINHNIWRGQYY; this is encoded by the coding sequence ATGTTAGGAGGTGAAATGATGAGAAAATTAGGAAAAAAAGTTCACGAAATGGTAGAGAGTGTTGAGGCTTATAGCAATAAGGCTACTGATTGTAATGCTGCTTGCAACAGCATGTGTCCATCCGATCTATTCAGTATAAATCATAATATCTGGCGCGGACAATATTACTAA
- a CDS encoding S8 family peptidase: MSIQLKVVIIDDGVNEKLYNTGSLWLNLEVTRDLQILQREDCSLYEPSHGTICGAIIKKYSPYARLGSIKVLNDTGRGVRDQLVKALYWCGDNKIKLVNLSLGTINFWDYEEVRKAVNYAAHKGVIIVAACNNGNVFTQPASLSNVIGVKCDVEGKLQEGQYRYNYYSLDGIDITACASHSLVKYDGSEKTTTPCNSFAAPMITAIVYNILKNNPNMSFHEIKRKLAEGAENDLSANWHANMYPRADWIENAIIFNTNCSKKQNVNIPYKGIVKRVVDIECCKSGEVFERVFEYLKKSKDILDGIDTVIANLPPSTCTLKGTNLNDLVDFLGSMDMNLVCLGDTNLYQNIYYNDNSERIKIFHPSVYTKVTSGEKAYIDMPVIAIYDFSSIVFLNCIGKLKDIFCERGYNAIAVSDSCRGIAYGIEYLPSMGNVQGEESEYISLEHLSRIYDPDIIILGIDALNRETDYFKWLENRYEIDIKICILSGQNQNTYDIIDISTESKNILIIAGDEHESTGEKIINITNEFYIETLYQYIVELFDENNKLNCE, encoded by the coding sequence ATGAGTATTCAATTGAAAGTTGTTATTATTGATGACGGGGTAAATGAAAAACTTTATAACACAGGAAGTCTGTGGTTGAATTTAGAAGTAACCAGAGATCTTCAAATACTTCAGCGAGAGGATTGCTCCCTATACGAGCCTAGCCACGGTACTATTTGCGGTGCTATAATAAAAAAATATAGTCCTTATGCTAGATTGGGCAGTATAAAAGTGCTGAATGATACCGGGCGAGGAGTCAGAGACCAGCTTGTTAAAGCGCTTTATTGGTGTGGGGACAATAAAATAAAGCTAGTAAACTTAAGCCTTGGTACAATTAACTTTTGGGATTATGAAGAGGTGCGAAAGGCTGTTAATTATGCTGCTCATAAAGGAGTCATTATTGTTGCAGCATGTAACAATGGGAACGTATTTACTCAACCAGCCTCTTTATCCAATGTTATCGGGGTAAAATGTGATGTTGAAGGCAAGTTGCAGGAAGGACAGTATAGGTACAATTATTATTCTTTAGATGGAATTGATATAACAGCATGCGCATCACATTCTCTAGTAAAATATGATGGAAGTGAAAAAACAACAACTCCATGTAACAGTTTCGCAGCACCTATGATAACTGCAATAGTATATAATATTTTAAAAAATAATCCTAATATGTCCTTTCATGAAATTAAGCGCAAGCTTGCGGAGGGTGCGGAAAATGACTTGTCTGCAAATTGGCATGCAAACATGTACCCAAGGGCTGACTGGATAGAGAATGCTATAATATTCAATACAAACTGTTCAAAAAAACAAAATGTAAATATACCTTACAAGGGAATTGTTAAAAGAGTAGTTGACATTGAATGTTGCAAAAGTGGGGAAGTTTTTGAAAGAGTTTTTGAATACTTAAAAAAAAGTAAGGACATTCTTGATGGAATTGATACTGTTATAGCCAATTTGCCCCCTTCAACTTGCACATTAAAAGGCACTAATCTTAACGATTTAGTTGATTTTCTTGGAAGCATGGATATGAACCTAGTCTGCCTTGGAGATACTAATCTGTATCAAAATATTTACTACAATGACAATAGTGAAAGGATAAAAATATTTCATCCGTCAGTCTATACAAAGGTAACAAGTGGTGAAAAAGCATATATTGATATGCCTGTTATAGCTATATATGATTTTAGCAGTATTGTATTTCTTAATTGTATAGGAAAATTAAAGGATATTTTTTGTGAAAGAGGTTATAACGCTATTGCAGTGTCAGATTCATGTAGAGGAATTGCATATGGGATAGAATACTTGCCGAGTATGGGAAATGTACAAGGAGAAGAGTCGGAGTACATTTCTCTTGAACACCTAAGCAGGATATATGATCCTGATATAATTATTTTGGGTATTGATGCTTTAAATAGAGAAACTGATTATTTTAAATGGCTGGAAAACAGATATGAAATAGATATTAAAATTTGTATTCTAAGCGGTCAAAACCAAAATACATACGATATTATTGATATTAGTACAGAAAGCAAAAATATACTTATCATCGCAGGTGATGAACATGAGAGTACTGGTGAGAAAATAATAAATATTACAAATGAATTCTATATAGAGACACTTTATCAATATATTGTTGAATTGTTTGACGAGAATAACAAGCTTAACTGTGAATAA
- the murB gene encoding UDP-N-acetylmuramate dehydrogenase has protein sequence MQNNELIKKLISTLGEEKVFINEPMKSHTSFKIGGPADLLILPDSSKQIEDVMRCLVSDNVPYMVMGNGTNLLVSDKGIRGVVIKIYDNMDRYSIDGEYMELEAGMLISKASKIALQNSLSGLEFAEGIPGTIGGAVTMNAGAYIGEMSTVVDETEYLDANGRIVTVKGEEHGFSYRTSIIQKTKGIVLKTRLKLNFGDYKKIKDLMDDFNFKRRDKQPLEWPSAGSVFKRPQGYFVGKLIDDCGLRGFSIGGAKISDKHSGFIINTGDATCKDVLDLIRYIQKNVSEKFNVELEPELRIVGDFNI, from the coding sequence TTGCAAAATAATGAACTTATCAAAAAGCTTATTTCTACTTTAGGAGAAGAAAAAGTTTTTATAAATGAACCTATGAAAAGCCACACTTCTTTTAAGATAGGCGGACCAGCAGACCTTTTAATTTTACCTGATAGCAGTAAGCAGATTGAGGATGTTATGAGGTGTCTTGTAAGTGACAATGTACCTTACATGGTCATGGGAAACGGAACTAATCTTTTAGTATCTGACAAGGGTATCAGAGGTGTAGTAATTAAAATTTATGACAATATGGACAGATATTCGATTGATGGCGAATATATGGAGCTTGAGGCTGGAATGCTTATTTCAAAAGCCTCAAAAATAGCGCTTCAAAATTCGCTATCTGGCCTTGAATTTGCAGAAGGTATTCCTGGTACTATAGGCGGGGCTGTTACAATGAATGCTGGAGCATATATTGGAGAAATGTCTACGGTAGTTGATGAGACAGAATATCTTGATGCAAATGGGAGAATAGTTACTGTAAAAGGCGAAGAACATGGCTTTTCATATAGAACGAGTATTATCCAAAAAACAAAAGGTATTGTTTTAAAAACTAGGCTTAAGCTTAATTTTGGTGATTATAAAAAAATTAAAGATTTAATGGATGATTTTAACTTTAAAAGAAGAGATAAGCAGCCTCTGGAATGGCCTAGTGCAGGTAGTGTTTTTAAAAGACCACAAGGTTATTTTGTGGGGAAGCTGATTGATGATTGCGGACTCAGAGGATTTAGTATAGGTGGTGCGAAGATATCAGATAAGCATAGTGGTTTTATTATTAACACTGGTGATGCTACTTGTAAGGATGTACTTGATTTAATTAGATATATTCAAAAAAATGTAAGTGAAAAGTTTAATGTAGAACTTGAACCTGAACTAAGGATAGTCGGAGATTTTAATATATAG
- a CDS encoding TIGR04066 family peptide maturation system protein — protein sequence MLQKQKLLVYPFDNNFSAVIKHTELLHGYVITKLVSPNGWGLVGKDAGSAGKLKEIGIKVEGNFKEALDACETVLFIDSHWKLDFEKVVYPKMLEAITEKKNILCELIVCDKIKKQLIDLALENDVSCEFLSDNEVWSSPEKSEIYSINTPVIFVLGISERTNKFEVQLALRKRLINEGYKVSQVGTKKYCELLGFHSMPSFMFGNSLSEPEKITLFNHYIKKIEKEEQPDVIIIGLPGGTMKLNNKYTCNYGITSYEISQAVIPDAAICSVLYEEYKPAYFENVCKSLQYKLGFKVDCFNLSNYHFDWIKTESSLEMCYTLLDSTAINKKIENLSGLETPIYNILEEDHGDRMYKFILDKLSSYAEVSAF from the coding sequence ATGCTACAGAAACAAAAGTTGCTGGTATATCCCTTTGATAATAACTTTTCAGCTGTAATTAAGCATACAGAACTTTTACATGGATATGTAATAACAAAATTAGTCTCTCCTAATGGATGGGGTCTAGTAGGCAAGGATGCAGGAAGTGCAGGCAAGTTGAAAGAAATAGGAATAAAGGTTGAGGGGAATTTTAAAGAAGCTTTAGATGCCTGTGAAACTGTGCTATTTATTGATTCTCATTGGAAACTAGATTTTGAAAAAGTAGTTTATCCCAAAATGTTGGAAGCCATAACAGAAAAGAAGAATATCCTTTGTGAATTAATAGTTTGCGACAAGATAAAAAAGCAACTAATTGACCTTGCTTTGGAAAATGATGTAAGTTGTGAGTTTTTGAGTGATAATGAAGTATGGTCATCCCCAGAAAAAAGTGAAATCTATAGCATAAATACACCAGTTATTTTTGTATTAGGAATATCGGAGAGAACAAATAAATTTGAAGTTCAGCTAGCGCTCAGAAAAAGGTTGATTAATGAAGGTTATAAAGTTAGCCAAGTAGGGACAAAAAAATATTGTGAACTTTTAGGTTTTCACTCTATGCCGAGTTTTATGTTTGGCAATAGCTTATCAGAGCCAGAAAAGATAACCTTGTTCAACCATTATATAAAGAAAATTGAAAAGGAAGAACAGCCAGATGTTATAATTATAGGGCTGCCTGGTGGGACAATGAAACTTAATAATAAGTACACCTGCAATTATGGAATTACTTCCTATGAAATTTCTCAGGCTGTTATTCCAGATGCAGCCATTTGCAGTGTCCTGTATGAAGAATATAAACCTGCTTATTTTGAAAACGTTTGCAAATCCTTGCAATATAAATTAGGCTTTAAAGTGGATTGCTTCAATTTATCAAATTATCATTTTGACTGGATAAAAACTGAATCATCTCTAGAAATGTGCTATACCCTGCTGGATTCTACGGCTATTAATAAAAAAATAGAAAATTTATCTGGGTTAGAAACACCAATCTATAATATTCTTGAGGAAGATCATGGGGATAGAATGTACAAATTCATATTGGATAAATTAAGCAGCTATGCAGAAGTATCGGCTTTTTAA